A single Pedobacter sp. PACM 27299 DNA region contains:
- a CDS encoding CDP-alcohol phosphatidyltransferase family protein — MEENKLREEAHQVTGDNSILKRIFQDRKRTNILSGIEQSTISWLVKRIPSFISSDMLTFIGTTGSVIVLAGFIMGNYISRDYLLLGPLGLAINWFGDSLDGRMAYYRNTPRKWYGFSLDIIMDWASTVLIGLGYLVYARNEYELIAFIFVALYGWAMIISQLRYKITDIYSIDAGIVGPTEIRIILAIIIILEVIFGHLIEYFATGICLVLFIINFLDTRKLLKLGDIRDNAEREAKQQKAR; from the coding sequence ATGGAAGAAAATAAATTGAGAGAAGAGGCGCATCAAGTAACTGGCGACAACAGCATTTTAAAAAGAATATTCCAGGATAGAAAAAGAACCAATATTTTAAGCGGTATAGAGCAAAGCACAATTTCCTGGCTGGTAAAACGTATCCCTAGTTTCATCAGTTCAGACATGCTGACATTTATCGGTACTACCGGTTCTGTAATTGTATTAGCAGGTTTTATCATGGGTAATTACATCAGCAGAGACTATTTATTATTAGGCCCCTTAGGTTTAGCGATCAATTGGTTTGGTGATTCCCTGGATGGAAGAATGGCTTATTATAGAAATACACCCCGTAAATGGTATGGTTTTTCATTAGACATCATTATGGACTGGGCGAGTACCGTTCTGATTGGCTTAGGCTACCTGGTTTATGCCCGAAATGAGTATGAACTAATTGCTTTTATATTTGTAGCCTTATATGGCTGGGCGATGATCATTTCTCAGCTTCGTTATAAAATTACTGACATTTACAGCATTGATGCAGGGATTGTAGGTCCTACTGAGATCAGAATTATTCTTGCCATTATCATTATTTTAGAAGTTATTTTTGGTCATTTAATTGAATATTTTGCTACTGGAATCTGTTTGGTACTATTCATTATCAATTTCCTGGACACAAGGAAACTATTGAAACTGGGCGACATCAGGGACAATGCAGAGCGTGAAGCAAAACAACAAAAGGCGCGTTAA
- a CDS encoding LysR family transcriptional regulator gives MSDFRLEVFYTVAKRLSFTKAAESLFITQPAVTKHIHELEHQYNNKLFIRKGNRIELTPAGELLLQHAEELFAIYRIIDFEMNALVDKKEGLLNLGASTTIAHYVAAPLLAGFRKKFPDIRLNLINGNTEQIEKALIDRAIDLGIVEGKSKNQEISYTEFIKDEIVLVCGKDHPLAKKDQLSPETLKDYAFVLREQGSGTREVLSHALKSIGLKMSDLKVEIQLGSTESMKSYLMNSSCLAFISIHALSKELQNGSLTVIDVSGLSIERYFYFIHLQGKLDGLSEVFLRHVQLMYNLK, from the coding sequence ATGTCAGATTTTCGTCTAGAAGTATTCTATACCGTAGCCAAACGTCTTAGCTTTACTAAAGCCGCTGAAAGCTTATTTATTACCCAGCCGGCTGTGACAAAACATATCCATGAATTGGAGCATCAGTATAATAATAAGTTATTTATCCGCAAAGGAAATCGGATTGAGCTGACACCTGCTGGTGAATTGTTATTGCAGCATGCAGAAGAATTATTTGCGATTTATAGAATCATCGATTTTGAGATGAATGCCTTGGTAGACAAGAAAGAAGGGCTCTTAAACCTGGGTGCCAGTACCACGATCGCGCATTATGTAGCCGCTCCGCTGCTTGCCGGTTTTAGAAAGAAATTTCCCGACATTCGTTTGAACCTGATCAATGGGAATACAGAACAGATTGAAAAAGCCCTGATTGACAGAGCAATTGATCTGGGGATCGTAGAGGGCAAATCTAAAAACCAGGAAATCAGTTATACGGAATTTATTAAGGATGAAATTGTGCTGGTCTGCGGAAAAGATCATCCATTGGCAAAGAAAGACCAGCTGAGTCCAGAAACACTCAAAGATTATGCTTTTGTGCTTCGGGAACAGGGATCTGGAACGAGAGAAGTGCTCAGCCATGCGCTAAAATCCATAGGCTTAAAAATGTCCGATCTAAAAGTCGAAATCCAGTTGGGCAGTACTGAAAGCATGAAATCGTATTTAATGAACTCTTCTTGTTTGGCCTTTATCTCTATTCATGCCCTTAGTAAAGAACTTCAGAATGGTAGTCTGACTGTGATTGATGTCAGCGGATTGAGTATTGAACGTTATTTCTACTTCATTCATCTTCAAGGAAAACTGGATGGATTATCTGAAGTGTTCTTGCGTCATGTTCAATTGATGTATAACTTAAAGTAA
- a CDS encoding GtrA family protein → MSIKKSVYVFAKAQVSAFSGGIIDYLIMIACTEFLHIHYTISIAIGGVIGAIVNFSINRYWTFNANKSPQLPVGSQLVKFVFVVAGSILLKSSGTYLFSNLLRLDYKITRIMVDILVSLGFNYTLQKYWVFKKSTTDSKTPQPADIKG, encoded by the coding sequence ATGAGCATTAAGAAATCTGTATACGTTTTTGCAAAGGCACAGGTTTCCGCTTTCTCAGGTGGTATTATCGACTACCTGATCATGATCGCCTGTACAGAATTCCTGCACATTCATTATACCATTTCCATCGCTATTGGTGGCGTCATTGGCGCCATCGTTAATTTTTCCATCAACCGTTACTGGACCTTCAATGCGAATAAATCCCCACAGTTGCCGGTTGGCAGCCAGCTGGTCAAATTTGTATTTGTAGTTGCCGGAAGTATTCTCCTGAAATCTTCAGGAACTTATCTTTTCAGCAACCTATTGCGCCTGGATTATAAAATAACCAGGATCATGGTAGACATCCTCGTTTCCCTGGGTTTCAATTATACCCTGCAAAAATACTGGGTCTTTAAAAAAAGTACTACCGATTCAAAAACACCACAACCAGCCGACATAAAAGGCTAA
- a CDS encoding DUF983 domain-containing protein, whose translation MSSTDQLNHTPHVSQWYGITHSKCPRCRTGNVFTGATYGFKVQKMNEFCPHCGLKFEREPGYFYVAMFVSYAMNVAQMISISVAAYVLGLPLTYENLWYYVAILLVGVFLFSPFNYRYSRMVLLYWLSPGLHYDPSKV comes from the coding sequence ATGAGCAGTACGGACCAGTTAAATCACACACCACATGTTTCCCAATGGTATGGTATCACCCATTCTAAATGCCCGAGATGTCGTACAGGTAATGTTTTCACAGGCGCGACCTACGGTTTCAAAGTACAGAAAATGAATGAATTCTGCCCACACTGCGGTTTAAAATTTGAGCGCGAACCGGGCTATTTCTATGTAGCAATGTTTGTGAGTTATGCGATGAACGTAGCGCAAATGATCTCTATAAGTGTTGCAGCTTATGTTTTAGGCCTGCCTTTAACTTATGAGAACCTGTGGTACTATGTGGCCATCTTATTGGTGGGTGTATTCTTATTCTCCCCATTCAATTACAGGTATTCCAGAATGGTGCTTTTATACTGGTTATCGCCGGGATTACATTATGATCCTTCTAAAGTATAA
- a CDS encoding metallophosphoesterase: MKRKINLLPFAIIATFVFLLNWYVLSGIETLTNSSWLSPVFWGFLIFILVSLTYSIQRMRDNGMDIFFKITTHTFLVLITSELVFVIILILGDGYRVITGGTRSVYWVEFGLALFAITVLIFLYGIIKGKYAYRVIKHTLFFDELPEQFDGFRITQISDVHAGSFKNSKAVQRGIDLIKAQNSDLFVFTGDLVNNKAEEIVPWMGHFSQVKAPHGQFSILGNHDYGDYIKWENETEKQTNLQSLKRHHAEMGYRLLLDEHVRIEKNGQHIILAGVENWGIGFGERGDLKKSLQDVNPDDFKVLLSHDPTHWESEVKNWPSKIQLTLSGHTHGMQFGIEAFGIKWSPVKYRYAHWAGITSANGRYLNINRGFGFLGFSGRVGIWPEITVIELKKTRR; this comes from the coding sequence ATGAAAAGAAAAATCAACCTTTTACCCTTCGCCATTATCGCCACTTTTGTATTTTTACTCAACTGGTATGTCCTTTCTGGCATTGAAACTTTAACAAACAGCAGTTGGCTGAGTCCGGTGTTCTGGGGCTTCCTAATTTTCATTCTGGTTTCCCTTACCTATTCCATTCAGCGCATGCGCGACAATGGCATGGATATCTTTTTCAAGATCACTACACATACGTTCTTAGTCTTGATCACAAGTGAACTGGTCTTTGTGATTATTTTAATTCTTGGCGACGGTTACCGGGTGATTACTGGTGGTACAAGAAGCGTGTATTGGGTAGAATTCGGATTAGCTTTATTTGCAATCACCGTATTGATCTTCTTATATGGTATTATTAAAGGTAAATACGCTTACCGCGTGATCAAACATACTTTATTCTTCGACGAGCTGCCGGAACAATTTGATGGCTTTCGCATCACACAGATTTCCGATGTACATGCAGGCAGCTTTAAAAATTCGAAAGCAGTACAAAGGGGCATCGACCTGATCAAAGCACAAAACTCCGATCTTTTTGTGTTTACCGGAGACCTGGTGAACAACAAAGCAGAGGAAATCGTACCCTGGATGGGGCACTTTTCACAGGTAAAAGCACCTCATGGTCAATTTTCGATCCTCGGAAACCATGATTATGGAGATTACATCAAATGGGAAAACGAAACAGAGAAACAGACCAATTTACAAAGCTTAAAAAGGCACCATGCCGAAATGGGCTACCGGCTGCTGTTAGATGAACATGTACGGATTGAAAAAAATGGACAGCATATCATCCTTGCAGGAGTAGAAAACTGGGGAATTGGCTTTGGGGAGCGCGGCGATCTGAAAAAATCACTGCAAGACGTAAACCCGGATGATTTTAAGGTTTTGCTCTCTCATGATCCTACCCATTGGGAATCTGAAGTAAAAAACTGGCCTTCAAAAATACAACTAACCCTATCCGGTCATACCCATGGGATGCAATTTGGAATCGAAGCCTTTGGCATCAAGTGGAGTCCTGTAAAATATCGCTATGCGCATTGGGCAGGTATTACCAGTGCAAATGGCAGGTACCTGAATATCAACAGAGGTTTTGGCTTTCTTGGTTTCTCAGGAAGAGTAGGCATCTGGCCGGAAATTACCGTCATCGAATTGAAGAAAACGAGAAGATAA
- a CDS encoding cysteine desulfurase family protein produces MRIYLDNAATTPLNREVFLAMEPYFFENFGNPSSSHHHGRGAKVAIAHARGIIADLLNSSPDQIVFTSGGSEADNTAILSGIRSNGIRLAITSTFEHHAVLHTLQALEKSGEINLVYLQHDAAGNLSLPHLEKLLSTNEKAFVSLMHGNNEIGNLNDISEIGELCKRYGAVFHSDTVQSMGQYRYDTPDLNVDFLVGSAHKFHGPKGVGFLYRSTKQRLYPLINGGAQEQKQRAGTENVTGIVGLAKALEISYRNRDVAQRHLIQLKERLIYKLKDRIVGVTFNGNSANTMLSLNSVLSVSLPDPQNGIDLLNYLDQQQISVSGGSACNSHSGAGSHVLTALGPQFGRSTVRFSFSRYNTEEEIDYALEKLAKCYVGTGKGVYTAEFSL; encoded by the coding sequence ATGAGAATTTATTTAGACAATGCCGCAACCACACCGTTAAACAGAGAAGTATTCCTGGCAATGGAGCCCTATTTCTTTGAAAATTTTGGGAACCCATCCTCTTCGCATCACCATGGCAGGGGAGCGAAAGTAGCCATTGCCCATGCCCGGGGCATTATCGCAGACCTGCTCAATAGCAGTCCGGACCAGATCGTGTTTACTTCAGGAGGTTCCGAAGCGGATAATACGGCGATCCTTTCCGGGATTCGCAGCAATGGCATCCGACTTGCCATCACTTCTACTTTTGAGCACCATGCCGTACTGCATACCTTGCAAGCTTTAGAGAAAAGCGGAGAGATTAACCTGGTTTATCTTCAGCATGATGCAGCAGGTAATCTTTCTCTGCCTCATCTGGAAAAATTGCTGAGTACTAATGAAAAGGCATTTGTTTCTTTAATGCATGGAAATAATGAGATCGGAAACCTAAATGATATTTCCGAAATCGGAGAACTCTGTAAAAGATATGGCGCAGTTTTTCATTCGGATACCGTACAGTCTATGGGACAGTACCGTTACGATACCCCTGATTTGAACGTAGATTTTCTGGTGGGTTCTGCACATAAATTCCATGGTCCGAAAGGCGTTGGCTTTTTATACAGGAGTACCAAACAGAGGCTTTATCCTTTGATTAACGGGGGGGCTCAGGAACAAAAGCAACGTGCAGGTACAGAAAATGTGACCGGCATTGTTGGATTGGCAAAAGCATTGGAAATCAGTTATAGAAACCGGGATGTTGCTCAGCGGCATTTGATCCAATTAAAAGAACGCCTGATCTATAAGCTAAAAGACAGGATTGTTGGAGTAACTTTTAATGGGAATTCTGCAAATACTATGCTCAGTTTAAATAGTGTGCTAAGTGTTTCTTTGCCTGATCCGCAGAATGGAATTGACCTTTTAAATTATCTGGATCAACAGCAGATTTCAGTTTCTGGCGGCAGTGCCTGTAATAGTCATTCTGGTGCAGGTTCTCATGTGCTTACTGCTTTGGGACCTCAGTTTGGCAGATCAACAGTTCGTTTTTCTTTTAGCCGATACAATACCGAGGAAGAGATTGATTATGCCCTGGAGAAACTGGCGAAATGTTATGTGGGGACAGGGAAAGGGGTTTATACAGCAGAATTTTCGCTTTAG
- a CDS encoding YeiH family protein translates to MELSERKRKVIFITAALFCLLPFMSAPLALLLGLVIAQLMKHPFQELNHKATNLLLKVSVVGLGFGMNVFAAMKAGKEGVLFTIASIAGVLMLGYFLGKIFKIERKTSYLISAGTAICGGSAIAALSPVMKAEEKDISVSLGIVFILNSVALFLFPMIGHALDLTQSQFGMWCAIAIHDTSSVVGAASKYGEEALKIATTVKLARALWIVPLAFGTAFLFKSDRCKVQLPYFIGLFILAMLANTFLPFVSVLSPYVVSIAKAGLILTLFLIGSGLSFKVVRVVGIKPFLQGLILWAAISGASLWAIMTLI, encoded by the coding sequence ATGGAACTGAGCGAGCGAAAACGGAAGGTTATTTTTATCACAGCGGCATTGTTTTGTCTGCTGCCATTTATGTCTGCCCCATTGGCCTTATTATTAGGTTTGGTGATCGCGCAGCTGATGAAACATCCGTTTCAGGAACTCAACCACAAAGCGACCAATCTCTTATTGAAAGTATCTGTGGTTGGTCTCGGTTTTGGAATGAACGTATTTGCCGCTATGAAAGCTGGAAAAGAAGGGGTATTGTTTACCATCGCCTCCATTGCAGGGGTGCTGATGCTTGGCTATTTCCTAGGCAAAATCTTCAAAATTGAACGTAAAACTTCTTACCTGATCTCTGCCGGAACTGCGATTTGTGGTGGCAGTGCGATTGCCGCATTGTCGCCGGTAATGAAAGCAGAAGAAAAAGATATCTCTGTTTCTTTAGGAATCGTCTTTATTCTGAACTCTGTAGCCTTATTCCTTTTTCCCATGATTGGACATGCCCTTGATTTAACGCAAAGCCAGTTCGGAATGTGGTGCGCCATTGCCATTCATGATACGAGTTCAGTAGTGGGCGCGGCCAGTAAATATGGGGAAGAAGCATTAAAAATTGCGACAACAGTAAAATTAGCCCGTGCGCTATGGATTGTTCCACTGGCATTTGGAACGGCTTTTCTCTTTAAAAGCGACCGCTGTAAAGTGCAGCTGCCTTATTTTATCGGCCTGTTTATCCTGGCGATGCTGGCCAACACCTTCCTGCCTTTTGTAAGCGTATTATCACCTTATGTGGTGAGTATTGCTAAAGCCGGATTGATACTGACACTGTTTCTGATCGGCTCCGGGTTGTCCTTTAAAGTAGTGCGGGTGGTGGGTATCAAGCCATTTTTGCAAGGACTGATTTTATGGGCAGCGATTTCTGGCGCTTCCCTCTGGGCGATTATGACTTTAATTTAA
- a CDS encoding AraC family transcriptional regulator, whose product MNKARFCHLTVDSVKKEAYVWHEADWKFSDDWHAHQMGQLIFVEKGLQYLHTAERTYLLPSQHCAWIPPGLAHRTSSPLNQVYLRCIFLNKTSDSPFFKELNIFHTSKVLREMILFTEQWSRLEEEEPLEQDFIKALIGILPLTFNAALPLVLPVPRDPRITKMVDYLAECVDNGGVLVNELKIPDVAAKFNLSARTMERLFKQDIGITVAGYLKLYKMIKAVELLSISGETVKGVSMKVGYDSVSTFSNTFQQVLGLRPHEMMVP is encoded by the coding sequence ATGAATAAAGCAAGATTTTGTCATTTAACCGTTGATTCGGTAAAAAAGGAAGCCTATGTATGGCATGAAGCAGATTGGAAGTTTTCTGACGACTGGCATGCCCATCAAATGGGGCAGTTGATTTTTGTAGAAAAGGGACTTCAATACCTACATACGGCAGAAAGAACCTATTTATTGCCTAGTCAGCATTGCGCCTGGATTCCTCCCGGATTGGCGCACCGGACTTCCAGCCCCTTGAATCAGGTATACCTGCGCTGTATCTTTTTAAATAAAACCAGCGACAGCCCCTTTTTTAAGGAATTGAATATTTTTCATACTTCTAAGGTGCTGCGGGAGATGATCCTGTTTACAGAACAATGGTCGAGACTGGAAGAAGAAGAACCCCTGGAACAAGATTTTATAAAGGCGCTGATTGGCATTTTACCACTTACTTTCAACGCCGCTTTGCCATTGGTACTTCCGGTACCCAGAGATCCCAGGATCACTAAAATGGTAGATTACCTTGCGGAATGTGTAGATAATGGAGGTGTTCTGGTCAATGAACTCAAAATTCCTGATGTCGCTGCAAAGTTTAACCTCTCTGCAAGAACAATGGAAAGGTTGTTTAAACAGGATATTGGCATCACCGTGGCCGGATACCTCAAATTGTATAAAATGATCAAGGCTGTAGAATTACTTTCTATCTCTGGAGAAACGGTGAAGGGAGTATCGATGAAAGTCGGATATGATAGTGTATCTACTTTTAGCAATACCTTTCAGCAGGTGTTAGGACTTCGGCCGCATGAGATGATGGTGCCTTAA
- the wrbA gene encoding NAD(P)H:quinone oxidoreductase, translating to MNFINSIRVKTGLLVGLCLLSTVSLKAQRKMNTKPTALKVLILFNTESGGTYKMAEAMAAGIEKFPGATAVLKQVPRIKPLANENKQAFANVPYAAIDELPDYDGIAFGSAVHFGNMSADMRYFLDQSVGIWTARKLEGKPATVFMSAGSGDGREAAILSFWSTLAVHGMVIVPTGIMGNQEIDKTIPQGNTAFGATSLAGANAVTRPSAAELHLAALQGYALAKAAKGYQATKESAPMPSISTANTNNPHSNTGSSTITVTATISKIEARLKALNITLPEAPAPVGNYKPFRISGKQVFINQIALNAGKVDHPGMVGTEVTEEQAKLATRQTLLNVLAVLKQAAGGNLDQVKQAVQLTGFFYTAAGYTKHAVLMNEASNLLVEILGESGMHTRATVGASSLPMNSAVEIQAIFELE from the coding sequence ATGAATTTTATAAATTCAATACGTGTAAAAACAGGTTTGTTAGTCGGATTATGCCTGTTGAGCACCGTATCTCTAAAAGCCCAGCGTAAAATGAACACAAAACCTACAGCTCTAAAAGTTCTGATACTTTTCAATACAGAAAGTGGTGGAACCTATAAAATGGCCGAAGCGATGGCTGCCGGCATAGAAAAATTTCCAGGTGCAACTGCGGTATTGAAGCAGGTGCCAAGAATTAAACCTCTGGCCAATGAGAATAAACAAGCATTTGCTAACGTTCCTTATGCTGCAATTGATGAATTACCAGATTATGATGGGATTGCTTTTGGCTCTGCGGTTCATTTTGGAAATATGTCGGCAGATATGCGGTATTTTCTGGACCAGAGTGTAGGCATCTGGACTGCCCGTAAGCTGGAAGGTAAACCTGCAACCGTGTTTATGTCGGCAGGAAGCGGTGATGGACGCGAGGCTGCGATTTTATCATTCTGGAGTACGCTTGCCGTACACGGCATGGTGATCGTTCCTACCGGTATCATGGGAAATCAGGAAATTGACAAAACCATCCCACAGGGAAACACGGCATTTGGTGCGACTTCATTAGCGGGTGCAAATGCGGTGACCAGACCTTCAGCAGCTGAATTACACCTGGCAGCACTTCAAGGCTACGCCCTGGCGAAGGCCGCTAAAGGTTACCAGGCAACTAAAGAAAGTGCGCCAATGCCTTCCATAAGCACTGCAAATACAAACAATCCCCATTCCAATACTGGCAGCAGTACGATCACAGTAACAGCTACAATAAGTAAAATTGAAGCGCGATTGAAAGCATTGAATATCACTTTACCCGAAGCTCCTGCACCCGTTGGAAATTACAAGCCTTTCCGCATTTCCGGCAAACAGGTTTTCATTAACCAGATTGCTTTAAATGCAGGGAAAGTAGATCATCCAGGAATGGTGGGTACTGAGGTTACAGAAGAACAGGCTAAACTGGCGACACGACAAACGCTTTTAAACGTACTTGCGGTTTTAAAACAAGCGGCTGGCGGCAATTTAGACCAGGTGAAACAAGCGGTACAATTAACCGGATTTTTCTACACTGCAGCTGGCTATACCAAGCACGCCGTATTAATGAATGAAGCTTCAAATCTACTCGTAGAAATACTTGGAGAGAGCGGAATGCACACCAGGGCTACTGTTGGCGCTTCCTCTCTCCCAATGAATTCAGCTGTTGAAATCCAGGCTATTTTTGAGCTGGAATAA
- a CDS encoding AraC family transcriptional regulator produces the protein MKNDIPVYDISTFEEYKNAGILVSRFGHYSKQYLHLHSAHRHSFYHMVCFTKGSGSQTIDFKNYPVLPGMIYFMTPGQVHSWAFESEVEGYIINFSENYFKSFLYNPLYLENFSFFDEHSGDAVLVLPELTMEKVVSLFEEILHEGKEARPFDADLVRLLMLNIFIQVSRGLSLKQQPQTNSYNQTLLKSFKRLIETNFIELRFPKQYAALLYITPNHLNALCNDLLGISAGQLIRDRVILEAKRLLINMELSIAEISDKLAFSDPSYFIKFFKKHVGSTPDKFRKQDK, from the coding sequence ATGAAGAATGACATCCCTGTTTATGACATCAGTACTTTTGAAGAATACAAAAATGCGGGTATCCTAGTGAGCAGGTTTGGCCATTATTCTAAGCAGTACTTACACTTACATTCGGCGCATCGCCACTCCTTTTACCACATGGTCTGCTTCACAAAAGGAAGCGGCAGCCAGACGATAGATTTCAAAAATTACCCTGTATTACCAGGCATGATCTATTTTATGACTCCCGGACAGGTGCACAGCTGGGCTTTTGAATCGGAAGTGGAAGGATATATCATCAACTTCTCTGAAAATTACTTCAAGTCGTTTTTATACAATCCGCTATACTTGGAGAATTTCAGCTTCTTTGACGAGCATTCCGGTGATGCAGTATTGGTATTGCCAGAATTGACGATGGAAAAAGTGGTTTCCCTTTTTGAAGAAATCCTGCATGAAGGAAAAGAAGCCAGGCCCTTTGATGCCGATCTGGTAAGGCTTTTGATGCTGAATATTTTTATTCAGGTATCGAGAGGATTGAGTTTGAAACAGCAGCCGCAAACCAATTCTTACAACCAGACGCTGCTGAAGAGTTTTAAAAGATTAATTGAAACCAATTTTATAGAATTGAGGTTTCCTAAACAATATGCAGCGCTGTTATACATCACTCCAAATCATCTAAATGCGCTATGCAATGATCTTTTGGGCATCTCTGCAGGTCAGCTCATCCGGGATCGGGTGATTTTAGAAGCCAAGCGATTACTGATCAATATGGAGCTTTCCATTGCAGAAATATCAGATAAGCTCGCTTTTAGTGATCCCTCTTACTTCATAAAATTCTTTAAAAAACACGTGGGTTCAACCCCAGATAAATTTAGAAAACAAGATAAATAA
- a CDS encoding DinB family protein, with translation MTKQDYIHIYERDLQRLITEMEAYGQQEEIWLTAPGISNTAGHLTQHLIGNLRTFVCLPMGGFPYERDREAEFKAVRFTYEALLKELYALKADVKTSIEKLEDLDAAYPIEVKEVYEGQTNDFMLCHLLAHLAYHTGQINYHRRLLTK, from the coding sequence ATGACAAAACAAGATTATATCCATATTTACGAAAGAGATCTTCAAAGATTGATTACGGAAATGGAAGCTTATGGCCAGCAAGAAGAAATTTGGTTAACAGCTCCGGGGATCAGCAATACTGCCGGCCACCTGACACAGCACCTGATTGGGAATTTAAGAACCTTCGTTTGCCTGCCAATGGGTGGTTTTCCTTATGAACGCGATCGCGAGGCTGAATTTAAAGCGGTCAGGTTTACTTACGAAGCATTACTAAAAGAGCTTTACGCTTTAAAAGCAGATGTAAAGACAAGTATTGAAAAGCTTGAAGACCTGGATGCGGCTTATCCAATTGAAGTAAAAGAAGTATATGAAGGCCAAACGAACGATTTTATGTTGTGTCATTTATTAGCTCATTTGGCCTACCATACTGGTCAGATCAATTACCACAGGAGATTGCTGACCAAATAA